Proteins co-encoded in one Papaver somniferum cultivar HN1 chromosome 5, ASM357369v1, whole genome shotgun sequence genomic window:
- the LOC113279674 gene encoding uncharacterized protein LOC113279674, translating into MAPHRSWVEAEDNVLVDILTELTLDGKWKSDTGFKSGYLKVIEQKLTEKLPTCGLTTTNIDSRIKTLKKHAMAINEMVTIGSGFEFDYINNKLVCEKSLFDDWAKSHTNAKGLYGKAFPHLDALVEIFAEDRANGKGAASLAEELEEIEKEDEQEKEEENDQQQSNQSESNSGKGRRKRVRSSSFDIVSGESSGDSNGLSLMANSFSKFVTGTLDHFEAVRVSLTQEADVNKRLFEELNKIDGLIEDEVIDTASIILDSSTKTKVFFGMGEEKRSNYVKNKILK; encoded by the exons ATGGCACCCCATCGGAGTTGGGTAGAAGCTGAAGATAACGTATTGGTTGATATATTGACGGAACTTACGCTCGATGGCAAGTGGAAAAGTGATACCGGATTTAAATCGGGCTACTTGAAAGTTATTGAGCAGAAACTAACTGAGAAACTACCAACTTGTGGGTTAACTACTACCAACATCGATTCTAGAATAAAGACTTTGAAGAAACATGCGATGGCCATCAATGAAATGGTAACTATTGGCAGTGGGTTTGAATTTGATTATATCAACAACAAGCTTGTGTGCGAAAAAAGTTTATTTGATGACTGGGCTAAG TCTCATACAAATGCAAAGGGACTGTATGGGAAAGCATTCCCTCATTTAGATGCATTAGTTGAGATATTTGCTGAAGATAGGGCAAATGGTAAAGGGGCTGCTTCACTTGCTGAAGAACTAGAAGAgatcgagaaagaagacgaacaagaaaaggaagaagaaaatgatcagCAACAGAGTAATCAGTCCGAGTCAAACAGTGGTAAAGGTAGAAGGAAAAGGGTACGTTCATCATCCTTTGACATTGTATCCGGTGAATCAAGTGGAGATTCAAATGGCCTTAGTTTGATGGCTAATTCGTTTAGCAAATTTGTGACGGGTACACTTGATCACTTTGAAGCGGTTCGTGTGTCCCTTACTCAAGAAGCCGATGTCAATAAACGCTTGTTTGAGGAGTTGAATAAGATAGATGGCCTCATTGAAGATGAGGTGATAGATACCGCCTCTATTATTCTAGATTCATCTACAAAAACAAAGGTTTTCTTCGGCATGGGGGAAGAAAAACGATCCAACTATGTGAAGAACAAGATTCTTAAGTAA
- the LOC113279675 gene encoding protein ALP1-like, with protein sequence MAPLVLTKKRKLEMMNDNIRTTLDAVTLFYVYFYSYVLRYQSCVLRSNDRFEMTTVRLWVMQDLVYKSDINCKSQLRLDRRTFRILCHKLSTISGLEDNRNSDVEEMVAVFLYVIAHHHKNRVVGFMFKRSGETISRYVNTVLKGVIRLQGELLKQPVAVATSSVDERWNCFKNCLGALDGTHISIHVATEDKPRYRTRKSSIATNVLCVCSHNLEVIYVYPGWEGSAADSRVLREAIYKKNGLEVPQGYYYLVDAGYPNSGGFLAPFRGQRYHLKEWGQGRLEPRTAEELFNMKHCRARNVIERVFGLLKMRWAILRSPSWYPVNIHCRFIMACCLIHNLIRREMPMDEFLEEDNYEDGPVNLVSPQ encoded by the exons ATGGCTCCTCTAGTcttgacaaagaaaagaaaactagaaATGATGAATGATAATATCAGAACAACGTTGGATGCTGTAACTTTATTTTACGTCTACTTTTATTCATATGTTCTGCGTTATCAAAGTTGCGTGTTAAGATCAAATGATCGTTTTGAAATGACTACTGTACGACTGTGGGTGATGCAAGATTTAGTTTACAAAAGCGACATAAATTGTAAATCGCAACTTCGCCTCGATAGACGTACTTTTCGAATACTTTGCCATAAGCTGTCCACAATAAGCGGACTAGAAGATAATAGGAATTCTGATGTTGAAGAAATGGTTGCGGTATTTTTGTATGTAATTGCACATCACCATAAGAATAGAGTTGTAGGGTTTATGTTCAAGCGATCTGGAGAAACCATTAGCAGATATGTAAACACGGTATTGAAAGGAGTTATTAGACTTCAAGGGGAGTTGCTTAAACAACCAGTTGCAGTGGCTACAAGTTCTGTTGATGAGAGATGGAATTGCTTCAAG AACTGCCTAGGGGCATTAGATGGAACACATATTAGTATCCATGTGGCAACCGAAGACAAGCCTAGGTATCGTACAAGGAAGAGCTCGATTGCAACTAATGTATTATGTGTATGCTCCCATAACTTGGAGGTTATATATGTGTATCCTGGCTGGGAAGGTTCAGCTGCCGATTCTCGTGTTCTTAGAGAAGcaatatacaaaaagaatggcTTAGAAGTTCCACAAG GTTACTATTACCTTGTCGATGCCGGTTATCCGAATAGTGGAGGATTTCTTGCGCCTTTTAGAGGTCAACGTTATCATTTAAAGGAATGGGGGCAAGGTCGTTTAGAACCAAGGACAGCTGAAGAACtattcaatatgaaacattgtaGGGCTAGGAATGTGATTGAACGCGTTTTTGGATTGTTGAAAATGAGATGGGCAATACTTCGGAGTCCTTCATGGTATCCAGTAAACATACATTGTCGTTTTATCATGGCTTGTTGTTTAATCCATAACCTTATTAGGAGAGAAATGCCTATGGATGAATTTCTAGAGGAAGACAATTATGAAGATGGACCAGTTAATTTAGTTTCTCCTCAATAA
- the LOC113277856 gene encoding probable LRR receptor-like serine/threonine-protein kinase At3g47570: MEAFKAVVLLIFGAVILVIKLCYFLRFIWRRVMKKKPSSLIYPLTDMFQKVSYKDLYNATDGFSVGNLVAIGGYGSVYVGFLRLNEQEIITVVAVKVIDLHKRGALKSFMAECEALRCIRHRNVMKVLTTCSRVDFNGNEFKALVFEFMPNGSLDKWLHPTAYHGQLQRSTKRSLKFMERLNVAIEVASAANYLHHHCQTPIVHCDLKPSNVLLDDNINSLVTDFGSAKFLHEEKHAYNTSVGYRGSVGYAALEYGLGKKVTTSGDVYSYGIMLLELFAGRRPTDGIFKDGLTLHSFAKTALLRNQVMQIVDPTLLVLYDDQVSLNGVLSASLCEALTGIVKLGVMCSVESPKERMKMELIVKVLQLIKSKYLLTASIIEIDSAIRRGASVSLVDSTQPKSTRQV, encoded by the coding sequence ATGGAGGCTTTTAAAGCTGTGGTTCTTCTAATATTTGGAGCAGTCATTTTAGTGATTAAACTGTGTTACTTCCTCAGATTCATTTGGAGGAGAGTAATGAAAAAGAAACCATCTTCTCTTATATATCCTCTAACTGATATGTTTCAAAAGGTATCATACAAAGACCTTTATAATGCAACAGATGGTTTCTCGGTTGGAAACTTAGTTGCGATTGGAGGTTACGGTTCCGTATACGTAGGATTTCTAAGACTAAACGAGCAGGAGATAATAACAGTTGTTGCAGTGAAAGTAATTGATCTTCATAAAAGAGGAGCTCTAAAAAGTTTCATGGCGGAATGTGAAGCACTGAGATGTATTCGACATCGAAATGTCATGAAGGTACTGACAACTTGTTCTAGAGTTGATTTTAACGGAAATGAATTCAAAGCTCTAGTTTTCGAGTTCATGCCTAATGGGAGTCTTGACAAATGGTTGCACCCAACAGCATATCATGGTCAGCTCCAGAGGTCCACCAAGAGATCATTGAAATTTATGGAGAGATTAAATGTGGCCATTGAAGTTGCTTCTGCAGCaaattatcttcatcatcattgtCAGACACCAATTGTTCATTGTGATCTAAAGCCAAGTAATGTCTTACTTGACGACAACATCAACAGTCTTGTTACCGATTTTGGATCAGCGAAATTTCTTCATGAAGAAAAGCATGCGTACAATACTTCAGTCGGATACAGGGGCTCGGTTGGATATGCCGCTCTAGAATACGGTTTGGGTAAGAAGGTCACGACAAGTGGAGACGTTTACAGCTACGGGATCATGTTGCTAGAGTTGTTTGCAGGAAGACGACCCACCGATGGTATATTCAAGGATGGCCTTACCCTTCACAGCTTTGCGAAGACGGCTCTTCTGAGGAATCAAGTTATGCAGATTGTTGATCCAACACTACTTGTTCTTTATGATGACCAAGTTTCGCTTAATGGCGTATTAAGCGCCTCACTGTGTGAAGCTTTGACAGGAATTGTTAAACTTGGCGTCATGTGTTCCGTTGAGTCACCCAAAGAACGGATGAAAATGGAGCTGATAGTAAAAGTGTTGCAATTGATCAAGAGTAAATATCTTTTGACAGCCTCAATTATTGAGATTGATTCGGCCATCCGGCGAGGCGCGAGTGTAAGCTTGGTTGACTCGACTCAGCCTAAAAGTACAAGGCAAGTTTGA